One Methanolobus sp. WCC4 DNA segment encodes these proteins:
- a CDS encoding 2-oxoacid:acceptor oxidoreductase subunit alpha has translation MNIDLNLKIGGAAGQGLQTTGMTLSKTLKKSGFHVFATQYYLSRVRGGHNTFQIRISDSPVYAMTESVDLLLALDAASIEQHMAEVTDGVVVVDKDVIEVKEDQNSVFHVPMLKIARDVCGDKIYSNSVSLGAVIGLLCLEMSDLETILKLSFRKKGEEIIQKNIAAARAGYDHVKENYPGGCKFAVSEPDQKDDLMLINGNEAVGLGALAAGVQFLAAYPMTPSTGVMTYVAANADRFNVVVEQAEDEIAALNMVLGASFAGARSMTTTSGGGFALMTEALGLASITETPAVIFLCQRPGPATGLPTMTEQGDLQFVLNAAQGEFPRCILAPGTPEECFYLTAEAFNIADRYHIPVFVMSDQYLADSLFTLPRFDASRVEVERHLLTDQELRTKNEEYRRYKITPVGISPRALPGQVGTVVVADSDEHDEFGHINEDPDNRIKMNDKRMKKLEVLREEMPAPKIYGRPDASITLIGWGSTFGPLAEVVDILNEKGRSVNLVHFTHIHPLPAEEARNSLSKAKKTICVENNSTGQFARMLKVDAGIDVTGHVLRYDGKPFSPEFIINALKEKEVI, from the coding sequence ATGAACATCGATCTAAATCTTAAAATAGGGGGTGCAGCAGGTCAGGGCCTGCAGACCACCGGTATGACTCTTTCAAAAACGTTAAAGAAAAGCGGTTTCCATGTATTTGCCACGCAGTACTATCTTTCAAGGGTACGTGGTGGACACAATACTTTCCAGATACGTATAAGTGATTCTCCTGTATATGCAATGACAGAGAGTGTGGACCTGCTTCTGGCTCTTGATGCAGCTTCCATAGAACAGCATATGGCAGAAGTGACCGATGGTGTCGTTGTTGTTGATAAGGATGTCATCGAAGTAAAAGAGGATCAAAACTCGGTCTTCCATGTTCCTATGCTTAAGATAGCCAGAGATGTGTGCGGGGATAAGATATATTCCAATTCTGTATCTCTGGGTGCTGTGATCGGCCTTCTCTGCCTGGAGATGTCCGATCTGGAAACTATCCTGAAGCTCTCTTTCAGGAAAAAAGGTGAGGAGATCATACAGAAGAATATAGCTGCAGCACGTGCAGGCTATGATCATGTAAAAGAGAACTATCCCGGTGGCTGTAAGTTCGCTGTGAGCGAACCTGATCAAAAGGATGATCTGATGCTTATCAATGGTAACGAGGCGGTGGGACTTGGTGCACTTGCAGCAGGTGTACAGTTCCTTGCAGCCTATCCAATGACCCCTTCTACAGGTGTTATGACCTATGTTGCAGCAAATGCTGACAGGTTCAATGTGGTGGTGGAGCAGGCGGAGGATGAGATCGCAGCACTTAATATGGTCCTTGGGGCATCCTTTGCAGGTGCACGTTCAATGACAACAACATCAGGTGGTGGTTTTGCCCTGATGACAGAAGCACTTGGACTCGCCAGTATCACAGAGACCCCTGCTGTTATCTTCCTGTGCCAGCGTCCTGGCCCTGCTACAGGTCTGCCCACTATGACAGAACAGGGCGATCTCCAGTTCGTCCTCAATGCTGCTCAGGGAGAGTTCCCCCGGTGTATCCTGGCACCCGGAACTCCTGAGGAGTGCTTCTATCTCACGGCAGAGGCATTCAATATTGCAGACCGGTATCACATCCCTGTGTTTGTCATGAGTGACCAGTATCTTGCAGATTCGCTTTTCACCCTTCCGAGATTCGATGCATCCAGGGTGGAGGTGGAGAGGCATCTCCTGACCGATCAGGAACTCAGGACCAAGAATGAGGAGTACAGACGTTATAAGATAACCCCGGTTGGAATATCACCACGTGCTCTTCCGGGACAAGTTGGTACGGTTGTGGTTGCGGATAGTGATGAACATGATGAATTCGGTCACATAAACGAGGATCCTGATAACCGTATAAAGATGAATGACAAACGCATGAAGAAACTGGAGGTCCTTCGGGAGGAGATGCCGGCCCCGAAGATATATGGCAGGCCAGACGCTTCCATTACCCTTATCGGATGGGGGTCCACCTTCGGTCCTCTTGCAGAGGTGGTGGATATCCTGAATGAGAAAGGCAGGTCAGTGAACCTTGTCCATTTTACCCATATCCATCCATTACCTGCAGAAGAAGCAAGAAACTCACTTTCAAAGGCGAAGAAGACCATCTGTGTTGAGAACAATTCCACCGGTCAGTTCGCACGTATGCTGAAGGTGGATGCAGGTATCGATGTAACAGGACATGTGCTTCGTTATGATGGAAAGCCCTTCAGTCCTGAGTTCATAATCAATGCCCTGAAGGAAAAGGAGGTGATCTGA
- a CDS encoding ATPase domain-containing protein, giving the protein MERMPTGIANLDKKISGGYPKGKGILITGVPGAGKTIFGLHFLHKSCMDGKKCVMVATEESPEDLLAQAAMLGLGLDSFIEKGLLQIKQVIEFRTRAIAREARIVDDFSDTEIDIIEEAHLDKYIRPDQEGFNIEEIDLIDLVRLIPEGTEVAVIDNIGVLSFGLKPKEFRDKFDTINRLLAKQETSTLYIMDEAAYEMTHKIADYSTYGSVKLMVKENPYTGKNERFLSIPKMRSTKISLDINVFDITSAGITLKGSKAKIVEI; this is encoded by the coding sequence ATGGAAAGAATGCCAACAGGAATAGCGAATCTGGACAAGAAGATCAGTGGTGGTTACCCGAAAGGAAAAGGTATACTTATCACCGGAGTTCCGGGTGCTGGCAAGACCATATTCGGATTACATTTTCTGCATAAGTCATGCATGGATGGTAAAAAGTGCGTAATGGTCGCAACTGAGGAAAGTCCTGAGGACCTGCTTGCACAAGCAGCTATGTTGGGGCTGGGTCTTGATTCATTTATTGAGAAAGGACTGCTGCAGATCAAACAGGTAATAGAGTTCAGGACAAGGGCTATTGCCAGAGAAGCCCGCATTGTTGATGACTTCAGCGATACGGAAATAGATATTATAGAGGAAGCGCACCTGGACAAATACATCAGACCGGACCAGGAAGGTTTCAACATAGAGGAAATAGACCTCATCGATCTTGTGAGACTCATACCCGAAGGGACAGAAGTAGCTGTGATCGACAACATAGGAGTCCTTTCATTTGGACTTAAACCAAAGGAATTCAGGGACAAGTTCGACACTATTAACAGATTACTGGCAAAGCAGGAGACGAGCACGCTCTACATAATGGATGAAGCTGCCTATGAGATGACACACAAGATAGCAGACTATTCGACCTATGGTTCAGTAAAGCTCATGGTAAAGGAGAACCCTTACACAGGTAAGAATGAAAGGTTCCTCAGCATACCAAAGATGCGGAGTACGAAAATATCACTTGATATCAATGTATTCGACATAACTTCTGCAGGTATAACCCTGAAAGGCTCCAAGGCCAAGATTGTAGAGATCTGA
- a CDS encoding methanogen output domain 1-containing protein, translated as MVDDEIMNIELLKAYLEDKYAVVSATNGNEALQLVPEERPDVILLDVMMPDINGYQVCEQLKADPATQFIPVIMVTALSGRDDWIAGIEAGADEFLTKPVNKMELLTRINSLLKLKKMHYDLMAERDKLGLQNKIRSVLTQIIPALLKTLPPEQKSVVIHQMIDMVVESILENTDPESDIVGVECVGDICCQIINQLGAEFETETKPDGNTICTIQGHTCPWGKEEAQMNPILCTLSRGIFARILDIYGQDMEVDVLETMGNGDEQCVFQLNKMDY; from the coding sequence ATCGTCGATGATGAGATAATGAACATCGAATTACTTAAAGCATATCTTGAAGATAAATACGCTGTTGTCAGTGCTACCAATGGAAATGAGGCACTTCAGCTTGTCCCTGAAGAAAGACCGGACGTGATACTTCTTGATGTAATGATGCCGGACATCAATGGGTATCAGGTATGCGAACAATTAAAGGCAGACCCTGCAACACAGTTCATTCCTGTGATAATGGTCACTGCACTTTCCGGAAGGGATGACTGGATAGCCGGAATAGAGGCTGGTGCTGATGAGTTCCTCACAAAACCAGTGAACAAGATGGAACTGCTCACACGCATAAACTCATTGCTTAAACTGAAGAAGATGCATTATGACCTTATGGCCGAGAGGGACAAACTGGGGCTGCAGAACAAGATCAGGTCCGTGCTCACACAGATAATCCCTGCTCTGCTTAAAACACTGCCTCCAGAGCAGAAAAGTGTCGTCATACACCAGATGATCGATATGGTAGTGGAGTCTATTCTTGAGAATACTGACCCTGAGAGTGACATCGTTGGTGTTGAGTGCGTGGGCGATATCTGCTGCCAGATAATAAACCAGCTTGGAGCAGAGTTCGAAACAGAGACAAAACCCGATGGCAACACCATTTGTACGATACAGGGACACACCTGCCCATGGGGAAAAGAAGAAGCCCAGATGAACCCGATACTCTGTACCCTTTCACGAGGGATATTTGCCAGAATACTGGACATCTATGGACAGGATATGGAAGTTGACGTGCTCGAGACCATGGGTAATGGAGACGAGCAGTGCGTATTCCAATTGAATAAGATGGATTACTGA
- a CDS encoding AIR carboxylase family protein → MVDIAIVMGSESDRAIANRVTGVLDGTDYSYDVQVISAHRDPEKLEEYVARDEAKVYIAIAGLSAALPGVIASKTKKPVIGVPVSAKMMGLDALLSTAQMPPGVPVASVGVDNGANAAHLAIRILDLIQ, encoded by the coding sequence ATGGTAGATATTGCAATAGTAATGGGCTCGGAATCAGACCGTGCGATAGCGAACAGGGTAACAGGTGTGCTTGATGGTACCGATTATTCTTATGACGTACAGGTCATCTCCGCTCACAGGGACCCTGAAAAACTTGAAGAGTATGTTGCCAGGGATGAAGCAAAAGTATACATTGCCATAGCAGGTCTCTCTGCTGCGCTGCCGGGTGTCATAGCATCAAAGACAAAGAAACCGGTCATAGGAGTACCTGTAAGTGCAAAGATGATGGGCCTTGATGCTCTTCTTTCAACAGCACAGATGCCTCCAGGTGTACCGGTGGCAAGTGTGGGCGTTGACAATGGTGCCAACGCAGCTCATCTCGCAATAAGGATACTGGATCTGATTCAGTAA
- a CDS encoding chorismate mutase, whose protein sequence is MSTINEVRQEIELIDSEIMQLIHKRVGMAAKVLEAKKKEEISINDPSQNSVVLDRAADAAVEMNLDISAVKEIFKILIEMNIERQHELRGEGNLP, encoded by the coding sequence ATGTCCACTATCAATGAAGTACGTCAGGAAATTGAACTGATCGATAGCGAGATCATGCAGCTTATTCATAAAAGGGTTGGTATGGCTGCGAAGGTACTGGAGGCCAAGAAGAAAGAGGAGATCAGCATTAATGATCCTTCTCAGAATTCGGTGGTACTTGATCGTGCAGCAGATGCTGCTGTAGAAATGAACCTTGATATCTCTGCCGTGAAAGAGATATTCAAGATACTGATCGAAATGAATATAGAACGTCAACATGAATTACGTGGTGAAGGAAATCTTCCTTAG